Proteins from a genomic interval of Desulfofustis limnaeus:
- a CDS encoding GtrA family protein, with amino-acid sequence MKIVKFFGSSVVATTTDFLLYLALINTLTPAVSHAISAGTGLIINFILQYRYVFTPTNTLRKAILLTLCFSAGGVLLGTVIIYLLTGHTPLAQFPVAAKVITVAVIFFYNFFTRKVAFGDIESRHRRQERPW; translated from the coding sequence GTGAAGATCGTCAAATTCTTCGGCTCTTCGGTCGTTGCCACGACCACCGATTTCCTGCTCTACCTGGCCTTGATCAACACCCTGACGCCAGCCGTGTCCCATGCGATCAGTGCGGGGACCGGCCTGATCATCAACTTTATCCTGCAATATCGATACGTCTTCACCCCTACCAACACCCTGCGCAAAGCGATCCTGCTGACCCTTTGTTTCTCGGCCGGCGGCGTCTTGCTCGGCACGGTCATCATTTATCTGCTCACCGGCCATACCCCTTTGGCCCAGTTCCCGGTGGCGGCAAAGGTCATAACCGTGGCCGTGATCTTCTTCTACAACTTCTTCACCCGAAAGGTCGCTTTCGGGGATATCGAATCACGGCATCGCCGGCAGGAGCGACCATGGTAA
- a CDS encoding ArnT family glycosyltransferase, translating into MVIRFGRSLLDHVVLFLCGYFCLQVLVRLLTTPGLVIDESEQMLLTQSFALGYNAQPPLYTWMQMLFFHIFGPGILALTLLKNLLLGLAYLFTYLAGCRLTDNRRTAALAALSLLLLPQIVGEAQVDQIHSVLVTTAAATTLYLLIRLLQGGTTALFLWIGVTVAAGILAKYNFLLMAVALLLSSCLIPEYRRILLRPPLVLTVLTAVLLVAPHAFWVLSHPDLASAETLERMQLHQSSGYLANVWRGTIDLLVATLAFVGPFLGVCLLVHRSPQPFQLNPQARLLGGFIALSLLLIFLVILATETTQIKQRWLQPFLFAFPLLFFLVRPAAEPLQLRTALIPTLATATGLIVTAVIPLRIYLVDTFDEPRRDNYPFRALAQTINADGFAEGLIITEDKFIGGNMRLFFPDATVITPSLPLQPYQLTPQLLVVWQHFDPVTMIDQENLDAYRCRSYRVELPFRHSQTFSYQVRYRICRQKEGSGTDGN; encoded by the coding sequence ATGGTAATCAGATTCGGCCGCTCCCTTCTCGATCATGTGGTGCTGTTTCTCTGCGGCTATTTTTGCCTGCAGGTGCTGGTACGGCTGCTCACCACCCCGGGTCTGGTGATCGACGAGAGCGAGCAGATGTTGCTGACCCAGTCGTTTGCCCTCGGTTATAACGCTCAGCCGCCCCTCTACACCTGGATGCAGATGCTCTTCTTCCACATCTTCGGACCGGGCATCCTGGCCCTGACACTGCTGAAGAATCTGTTATTGGGGCTGGCCTATCTGTTCACTTACCTGGCCGGCTGCCGGCTCACCGATAACCGGCGGACCGCCGCGCTTGCCGCCCTTTCCCTGCTGCTGCTGCCGCAGATTGTCGGCGAGGCTCAAGTCGACCAGATCCATTCGGTGCTGGTCACCACCGCAGCCGCCACCACCCTCTACCTCCTGATCCGTCTCCTGCAGGGCGGCACCACCGCTCTCTTTCTATGGATCGGTGTGACGGTGGCGGCCGGCATCCTGGCCAAATACAACTTTCTGTTGATGGCTGTCGCCCTGCTGCTCAGTTCCTGCCTGATCCCTGAGTATCGCAGAATCCTGCTTCGTCCCCCTCTGGTGCTGACGGTCCTGACCGCCGTACTACTGGTGGCGCCGCACGCCTTCTGGGTCTTGTCTCACCCGGACCTGGCATCAGCCGAAACCCTGGAGCGTATGCAGCTGCACCAGAGCAGCGGTTACCTGGCCAACGTCTGGCGCGGAACAATCGATCTGCTGGTGGCCACGCTGGCCTTTGTCGGCCCGTTCCTTGGCGTCTGCCTGCTCGTGCACCGCTCCCCGCAGCCCTTCCAGCTCAACCCGCAGGCGAGGCTGCTGGGCGGCTTCATCGCTCTGTCACTGCTCCTCATTTTTCTGGTGATCCTGGCCACCGAGACCACTCAGATCAAACAGCGCTGGCTGCAACCGTTCCTCTTTGCCTTCCCACTCCTCTTTTTTCTGGTTCGGCCGGCAGCCGAACCACTGCAGCTGCGGACCGCCCTGATCCCCACGCTTGCCACAGCCACCGGTCTCATCGTTACCGCCGTGATCCCGCTGCGTATCTATCTGGTGGACACCTTCGACGAGCCGCGCCGCGACAACTATCCATTTCGTGCCTTGGCCCAAACGATCAACGCCGACGGCTTCGCTGAAGGCTTGATCATCACCGAAGACAAATTCATCGGCGGCAACATGCGCCTTTTTTTCCCAGACGCCACCGTCATCACCCCATCTCTGCCGCTGCAACCGTATCAGTTGACGCCGCAACTGCTCGTCGTCTGGCAACACTTCGACCCGGTTACCATGATCGATCAGGAGAACCTGGACGCCTACCGCTGCCGCTCGTACCGGGTGGAGTTGCCCTTCCGCCATTCCCAGACGTTTTCCTATCAGGTTCGTTACCGAATCTGTCGGCAGAAAGAGGGTTCGGGAACTGACGGCAACTGA
- a CDS encoding phosphate-starvation-inducible PsiE family protein: MIPLIKKFERILILSLVVMMTVVLFLAALELLWVLIKDIVSPPMFLLEIDELLEIFGLFMLVVIGIELLETIVKTYVHEAVDHTKIVMTVAIIAICRKVIILDVGPDDYGTMLGIAALVLALCVGYFLLRYVQKKEEE; this comes from the coding sequence ATGATCCCGCTGATCAAAAAATTCGAGCGAATTCTCATTCTCTCACTGGTTGTAATGATGACCGTCGTTCTCTTTCTTGCCGCCCTCGAGCTGTTGTGGGTGCTGATCAAGGATATTGTCTCACCACCCATGTTCCTGCTGGAAATAGACGAGCTTCTCGAGATTTTCGGGTTGTTCATGCTGGTGGTCATCGGTATCGAGCTTCTGGAGACTATCGTCAAGACCTATGTCCACGAGGCGGTCGATCATACCAAAATTGTCATGACCGTGGCGATCATCGCCATTTGCCGCAAGGTGATCATTCTCGACGTCGGTCCGGATGATTATGGCACGATGCTCGGCATCGCCGCCCTGGTGCTGGCGCTTTGTGTCGGCTACTTCCTGCTGCGCTATGTGCAGAAAAAGGAAGAGGAATAA
- a CDS encoding methyltransferase domain-containing protein encodes MMTPEQRTLIRDAVRQRYRSVAQGAAGLFRYPTGRQGALLLGYDSYVVNSLPEQVLCSFCGVGNPFSVGPVAPGATLLDVGCGSGFDLIVAARQAGPHGRVRGVDISPEMLTQARRNIGAVGTTTAAVVCLDDEFLPYEDGFFDLVIANGVFNLSSDKRSLFHEVYRVLRPGGRLQFADIVLRQGARPSPFADVKSWAH; translated from the coding sequence ATGATGACCCCGGAACAACGGACCCTGATTCGAGACGCCGTGCGGCAGCGTTATCGATCAGTGGCCCAGGGAGCCGCCGGCTTGTTTCGTTATCCCACCGGGAGGCAGGGCGCCCTGTTGCTGGGATACGATAGCTACGTCGTGAATTCCCTGCCGGAGCAGGTGTTGTGTAGTTTCTGCGGGGTTGGCAACCCGTTTTCTGTCGGCCCGGTAGCTCCTGGAGCGACGCTGCTCGACGTTGGCTGTGGTAGCGGCTTTGATCTGATTGTCGCCGCACGTCAGGCCGGCCCGCATGGTCGGGTGCGAGGTGTTGATATTTCTCCGGAGATGCTGACGCAGGCCCGACGGAATATTGGGGCGGTCGGAACGACAACGGCGGCGGTGGTCTGTCTTGACGACGAGTTCCTGCCCTACGAAGACGGTTTTTTCGATCTGGTCATCGCCAACGGCGTTTTCAACCTTTCCTCGGATAAACGCTCGTTGTTTCACGAGGTTTATCGAGTGCTCAGACCGGGCGGCCGCTTGCAGTTTGCCGATATTGTCCTGCGGCAGGGGGCGAGGCCCAGCCCGTTTGCCGATGTGAAATCGTGGGCGCACTGA
- a CDS encoding phospholipase A, giving the protein MSSRIFSFHLVAVLLWCSSPVNGREIAPIEPDVNQCHGLADPVERLACYDHISGRQEKPATAVGTIDRLNLPDADEATVQADQAAVAPEHEEKKTVSLIDGVWAFDPSSNRAMITTHQRNYALLARYSTDVNETPYSALFDAYGESSGTDPLEASFQISFKTRLWATESRRLGVWLAYTQESHWQVYNDDNSRPFRETNYQPELFLSYRPGLSWAGFSWNLLNLGYVHQSNGQSELISRSWDRLFAEFGVEKDNFGLFLKLWTHLPEVDEDENPDITDYYGYGDLTLLYRWGGHGLSLKFGGNPRTGKGSAEFSWVTPPIIGPLRGYIQLFSGYGESMIDYNWYQNTVGIGVALNDLY; this is encoded by the coding sequence ATGTCTAGCCGGATTTTTTCTTTTCACCTGGTTGCTGTGCTGCTGTGGTGTTCCTCCCCTGTCAATGGCCGCGAAATCGCCCCAATCGAACCGGACGTGAACCAATGCCATGGTCTGGCCGATCCTGTCGAGCGGCTGGCGTGCTACGATCATATCAGCGGCCGCCAGGAAAAACCCGCCACCGCAGTGGGCACGATAGATCGGTTGAACCTTCCGGACGCTGACGAGGCAACCGTCCAGGCCGATCAGGCAGCCGTCGCCCCGGAACACGAGGAGAAAAAAACCGTCTCGCTCATCGATGGCGTGTGGGCTTTCGACCCCAGCAGCAATCGAGCCATGATCACGACCCACCAGCGTAACTATGCGCTGCTGGCCCGCTATTCCACCGACGTGAACGAGACCCCCTACTCGGCCTTGTTCGACGCCTACGGTGAGTCCTCCGGCACTGATCCCCTGGAAGCATCTTTTCAGATCAGCTTCAAGACCCGCCTGTGGGCCACCGAAAGCCGCCGTCTCGGCGTCTGGCTGGCCTATACCCAGGAGAGCCATTGGCAGGTCTACAATGACGACAATTCACGCCCATTTCGAGAGACCAACTACCAGCCGGAATTGTTTCTCAGTTACCGTCCCGGGCTGAGTTGGGCCGGTTTTTCCTGGAACCTGCTGAACCTCGGCTACGTGCACCAGTCAAACGGACAATCGGAACTCATTTCCCGCAGCTGGGACCGGCTGTTCGCCGAGTTCGGGGTGGAAAAGGACAATTTCGGGCTGTTTCTCAAGCTTTGGACCCATTTGCCGGAAGTCGACGAGGACGAAAACCCCGACATTACCGACTATTATGGATACGGTGACCTGACCCTGCTGTATCGCTGGGGCGGTCATGGCCTGTCTCTCAAATTCGGCGGCAATCCGCGGACCGGCAAGGGGTCGGCCGAATTTTCCTGGGTCACCCCGCCGATCATCGGGCCGCTCCGTGGTTATATCCAGCTGTTCAGCGGCTACGGTGAGTCGATGATCGATTACAACTGGTACCAGAACACCGTCGGTATCGGCGTCGCGCTCAACGACCTCTATTGA
- a CDS encoding ABC transporter substrate-binding protein: MKSARWLFVFCAALLLTVNTLGVERSAAAEDKVAFYANITAIEPIMEAFTAATGIKGEYTRISTAKFLSTVFTEFEAGKLMADVIQAPLPVLEMLKEKGVISDYVSPEAAVYPDWANKNGIQLFGIEYVGLIYNKELVKPEDVPKRYQDLADPKWKDRIVMANPASHATTICWLVGLKENVFASEAEWREFLAGVAANNPMFVASFGPTPAPIESGEKSIGISMPKYIVTKAPAPLDWARVEDQPLMGTPRAMGISTKAPHPEAAKKFMDYWLSKEAMSLLANKVGEYVLAPGVYPPIDGMDQAKVIPIRELSDQEIAQWGEEFKKIFAVQ, from the coding sequence ATGAAGAGTGCAAGATGGCTGTTCGTTTTCTGTGCAGCGCTTCTGCTGACGGTGAACACGCTCGGCGTCGAGCGGAGTGCAGCCGCCGAGGACAAGGTTGCTTTTTATGCCAACATCACCGCCATCGAACCGATCATGGAGGCGTTCACCGCTGCCACCGGAATCAAAGGTGAATACACCAGGATCTCCACGGCCAAGTTCCTCTCCACGGTCTTTACCGAGTTCGAAGCCGGCAAGCTGATGGCCGACGTTATCCAGGCGCCGCTGCCGGTCCTGGAGATGCTCAAGGAGAAAGGGGTGATTTCCGACTATGTTTCCCCGGAAGCTGCCGTCTATCCGGACTGGGCCAACAAAAACGGTATCCAGCTGTTTGGTATCGAATACGTGGGTCTGATCTACAACAAGGAACTGGTGAAACCCGAGGATGTGCCGAAACGATACCAGGATCTGGCCGATCCGAAATGGAAGGACAGGATCGTCATGGCCAACCCGGCCAGTCATGCCACCACCATCTGCTGGTTGGTCGGCCTCAAAGAGAACGTCTTCGCTTCGGAAGCGGAATGGCGTGAGTTCCTGGCCGGCGTCGCCGCCAACAACCCGATGTTTGTCGCCTCCTTCGGCCCCACCCCGGCCCCGATCGAAAGCGGCGAGAAGTCCATCGGCATCTCGATGCCCAAATACATCGTCACCAAGGCCCCGGCACCGCTCGACTGGGCCCGGGTCGAAGACCAACCGCTGATGGGAACCCCGCGGGCCATGGGCATCTCCACCAAGGCCCCGCATCCGGAAGCAGCCAAGAAATTCATGGACTACTGGCTCTCCAAAGAGGCCATGTCGTTGCTGGCCAACAAGGTTGGCGAATACGTGCTGGCTCCGGGCGTCTATCCGCCGATCGACGGTATGGATCAGGCCAAGGTCATCCCCATTCGGGAACTCTCCGACCAGGAAATCGCCCAGTGGGGAGAGGAATTCAAAAAGATTTTCGCCGTTCAATAA
- a CDS encoding ABC transporter ATP-binding protein: MEIRITGLRKHYASEGRVIKALDDVDLTIPANQIFTLLGPSGCGKTTLLRSIVGLESPDAGEIRIGDEIVYSSAQRINVPTENRGLGMVFQTYAIWPHMNVFDNVAYPLQNRKVDKEEIRRRVSETLAFVQLEGFEKRPATKLSGGQQQRVALARALVAQPKVILFDEPLSNLDAKLREETRKELKRFLYNLQITAVYVTHDRVEALALSDTIAVMRAGRIIETGSPKKIYFEAESEFVADFIGRANLVKATIREQTAEHTIVDSALGRLTCRKADLPTGTPVTLCLRPEFISVGAAERQGVNTVNGTVASLVFVGDAYEGEITVGDQLLLAHIDPDSTLQEGDAVGFLLDPDHCLLVAR; the protein is encoded by the coding sequence ATGGAAATACGGATAACAGGCCTTCGGAAGCACTACGCTTCCGAAGGCAGGGTCATCAAGGCCCTCGATGATGTGGATTTGACCATCCCGGCAAACCAGATCTTTACCCTGCTCGGCCCGTCGGGGTGCGGCAAGACCACCCTGCTGCGCAGCATTGTCGGGCTGGAGAGCCCGGACGCCGGCGAGATCCGGATCGGCGACGAGATCGTTTACTCCTCGGCGCAGCGTATCAACGTCCCCACCGAGAACCGGGGGTTGGGCATGGTCTTCCAGACCTATGCCATCTGGCCGCACATGAATGTCTTCGACAACGTCGCCTACCCGCTGCAGAACCGCAAGGTCGACAAGGAAGAAATCCGCCGTCGGGTCAGCGAGACGCTGGCCTTCGTGCAACTCGAAGGCTTCGAGAAGCGGCCCGCCACCAAGCTCTCCGGCGGCCAGCAGCAGCGGGTGGCGCTGGCCCGGGCGCTGGTTGCCCAACCGAAGGTGATCCTGTTTGATGAGCCGCTCAGCAACTTGGATGCCAAGCTGCGCGAAGAGACCCGCAAGGAGCTGAAGAGATTTCTCTACAACCTGCAGATCACCGCCGTCTATGTGACTCACGACCGGGTGGAAGCGCTGGCCCTGTCCGATACCATCGCCGTGATGCGGGCCGGCCGGATCATCGAAACCGGATCTCCGAAAAAGATCTATTTCGAAGCGGAGAGCGAATTCGTCGCCGATTTCATCGGCCGGGCCAACCTGGTCAAGGCGACCATCAGGGAACAGACGGCGGAGCATACCATCGTCGATTCGGCCCTCGGTCGACTGACCTGCCGCAAGGCTGACTTGCCGACCGGGACACCGGTTACCCTCTGCCTGCGTCCCGAGTTCATCTCCGTGGGCGCGGCGGAGCGGCAGGGAGTCAACACCGTCAATGGCACGGTCGCCTCCCTGGTCTTCGTCGGTGATGCCTACGAAGGCGAGATCACGGTTGGCGACCAGCTGCTGCTGGCGCACATCGACCCGGACAGCACGCTGCAGGAAGGCGACGCCGTCGGCTTCCTGCTGGACCCCGACCATTGTCTTCTGGTCGCCAGATAG
- a CDS encoding ABC transporter permease, whose translation MTGTHSKLTLLLIAIVGFLTVCPVVMLVFGSLSEGLTATGTFTLAKYIDAYSDPELLQVIWNTVIFVVGSSLTATVLALFLAYLNIRTNIPCKFIFGIISIIPMMIPHILFSVSWALLLNPSNGILNLILKQVFFLDSSPFNIYSLPGMILVEGLLDLPIAYLIIAPAMAAFDASLEESSRVCGASTTKTIFRITLPVLRPAILAAFILCVIRGLASFAVPSVIGMPGRIYVLATHLYEMVSTGFAADYGKAAAVGMSVLVSSVILIYLYRHLTSAGEKYVTIAGRGYKPTIIQLQRSKIPLFIILGVLSFVLIVLPVIVLIYTSLVPYSMVPSARAFSMMSLKHWIDVINDPISILSLKNSLLLGVFGATIGVVLSIFVAYVIVKVRTRSAGILESLSFLSFSFPGIVIGVGFMWFFVRTPLYATIWALLIGYIATYLPYGIRPLSSAFVQIHNHLEESSLVAGASYLTTLRRIVIPLLVPGIVSGWVLMATMFVRELSLSVVLSRPGTEVLAVQILRFSEDGLWGRLSALGIMMIGISTLLVIAVNLIGNRFRPPES comes from the coding sequence ATGACCGGTACGCATAGCAAACTGACGCTCCTGCTGATCGCCATCGTCGGCTTCCTCACCGTCTGCCCGGTGGTCATGCTCGTTTTCGGCAGTCTCTCCGAGGGGCTGACCGCCACCGGCACCTTTACGTTGGCCAAATACATCGACGCCTACTCCGATCCGGAACTGCTTCAGGTCATCTGGAACACGGTTATCTTCGTGGTCGGCTCGTCCCTCACCGCCACCGTACTGGCGCTGTTTCTCGCCTATCTGAACATCCGCACCAACATCCCCTGCAAATTCATCTTCGGCATTATTTCCATCATTCCGATGATGATCCCGCACATTCTTTTTTCGGTCAGCTGGGCGCTGCTGCTCAACCCCTCCAACGGGATCCTCAACCTGATTCTCAAACAGGTGTTCTTCCTGGATAGTTCGCCGTTCAACATCTACAGCCTGCCGGGCATGATCCTGGTGGAGGGGCTGCTCGATCTGCCCATCGCCTACCTCATCATCGCGCCGGCCATGGCTGCTTTCGATGCATCGCTGGAGGAATCTTCGCGGGTCTGCGGCGCCTCGACGACCAAGACCATCTTCCGCATCACGCTGCCGGTGTTGCGCCCGGCCATCCTCGCCGCCTTCATCCTCTGCGTCATCCGCGGTCTGGCATCCTTTGCGGTGCCTTCGGTCATCGGCATGCCTGGCCGCATCTACGTGCTGGCCACCCATCTCTATGAGATGGTATCCACCGGTTTTGCCGCCGACTACGGCAAGGCCGCGGCCGTCGGCATGAGCGTGCTGGTCTCCTCGGTTATCCTCATTTACCTGTACCGCCACCTCACTTCGGCCGGAGAGAAGTATGTCACCATAGCCGGACGCGGCTACAAACCGACCATCATCCAACTGCAGCGATCGAAGATCCCGCTCTTTATCATCCTCGGCGTCCTCTCCTTCGTGCTCATCGTGCTGCCGGTGATCGTTCTCATCTATACCTCGCTGGTTCCCTATTCGATGGTGCCGAGCGCCCGCGCCTTCTCGATGATGAGCCTGAAACACTGGATCGATGTGATCAACGATCCGATCTCCATCCTGTCCTTGAAAAACAGCCTGCTCCTCGGCGTTTTCGGAGCCACCATCGGGGTGGTGCTGTCGATTTTTGTCGCCTACGTGATCGTCAAGGTGCGGACCAGAAGTGCCGGCATTCTCGAATCTCTCAGTTTTCTGTCCTTTTCTTTCCCCGGCATCGTTATCGGCGTCGGCTTCATGTGGTTTTTCGTCCGGACCCCGCTCTATGCGACCATCTGGGCCTTGCTGATCGGTTATATCGCCACCTACCTGCCGTACGGTATCAGGCCGTTATCCAGCGCCTTCGTGCAGATCCACAACCATCTTGAGGAGTCGTCGCTGGTGGCCGGCGCTTCCTACCTGACCACCCTGCGCCGCATTGTCATCCCGCTGCTGGTTCCAGGCATCGTCTCCGGGTGGGTGTTGATGGCCACCATGTTCGTCCGGGAGTTGTCGCTGTCGGTGGTTCTCTCCCGTCCGGGCACCGAGGTCCTGGCCGTGCAGATCCTGCGCTTTTCCGAGGATGGTCTATGGGGCCGGCTGTCGGCGTTGGGGATCATGATGATCGGGATTTCCACCCTGCTGGTGATCGCCGTCAACCTGATCGGCAACCGCTTCCGTCCTCCCGAAAGCTGA
- a CDS encoding bacteriohemerythrin — MKLRAKLLLIAAIGIILTFAASAAITWYYYEQEKQKRIRDAVAAAQHNFTVALDAKKDVWQTNALQIAGNQQIVSALASGNRDDAQRLLSGLGAVFKEHTTFRNVEVHLIDKDLRSFFKSWDPDRFGEQLSHSRGYPLVKEQKKSQVAMEMSSKGLRLKGLFPIFEQDTFLGIANFEGGLNSLKLTLKPYGVDFLYFMDATDVDVAPHYRDSEQAGPYILNQSNGDEEFSAFVKQPEIIDQLLVKEYLITDDYLAFKGHFTDFTGAPIGLYLLGMKTDLVMEDIFALRGLMVKLFIGLFGCFLLLLFALIFFTSARVIKPLTAISRSMEDIAIGEGDLTKRIPVQGKDEIGILAGWFNQFLDKLNTIVMDISRNSETVTAAAFELLSVSGQLADNSEELTGRANTVAVASEEMSSNMSSVAAASEQIATNVSMVTDSASLMQQSLVAVRQNCERAGTVSDQAATQINETTTRVDLLGHAATEITKITEVITEIADQTNLLALNATIEAARAGEAGKGFAVVAGEIKELARQTASATSDIRSKISEIQSLTNTTVEDVDKVAKVFSEVKHVVDQIVSAIEQQAASTAEVAGNIEQAAQGLQEVNENVSQSSQVSTEIARDIGEVQTYADDMHRKSRTMRSSAENLTDLSAKLKEMISVFKVKQDGDGTARKLASNDAMVEDLMPWGPKLQLGITEIDDHHRQLVSLINQLYRAMKQKSGSTVITSILNDLVEYTRFHFAFEERQFRAFDYPARTDHERIHRKLVDKVQDFQNQLAAGRAGVTMDLMTFLMDWLQDHILKADQRYVALLRGKKLVK; from the coding sequence ATGAAACTCAGAGCAAAACTGTTGCTCATCGCCGCTATCGGCATCATTCTCACCTTCGCCGCCAGTGCCGCGATCACCTGGTATTATTACGAGCAGGAAAAGCAGAAACGAATCAGGGATGCCGTCGCCGCAGCACAGCACAATTTCACGGTCGCACTGGACGCTAAAAAGGACGTGTGGCAGACCAACGCCCTGCAGATCGCCGGCAATCAGCAGATCGTCTCGGCCCTGGCCAGCGGCAACCGGGACGACGCCCAACGACTGTTGAGCGGCCTCGGCGCCGTTTTCAAGGAGCATACCACCTTTCGCAACGTCGAAGTCCATCTGATCGACAAGGATTTGCGTTCGTTTTTCAAATCCTGGGATCCAGATCGTTTCGGCGAGCAGCTCAGCCATTCCCGGGGCTATCCGCTAGTCAAAGAGCAAAAGAAATCCCAGGTGGCCATGGAAATGTCGTCCAAGGGACTGCGCCTCAAGGGACTCTTTCCCATATTTGAGCAAGACACCTTTCTCGGTATCGCCAATTTCGAGGGAGGCCTCAACTCGTTGAAATTGACCCTCAAGCCCTACGGGGTCGATTTTCTCTATTTCATGGACGCCACGGATGTGGATGTCGCCCCACACTACCGGGACAGTGAACAGGCGGGCCCCTATATCCTCAACCAGAGCAACGGTGACGAGGAGTTCAGCGCCTTCGTCAAACAACCGGAAATCATCGACCAGCTCCTCGTCAAAGAGTATCTGATCACAGACGACTACCTGGCCTTCAAAGGGCACTTTACCGATTTCACTGGGGCTCCGATCGGCCTTTATCTGCTGGGCATGAAAACCGACCTGGTGATGGAAGATATCTTCGCTTTGCGAGGACTGATGGTGAAGTTGTTTATCGGCTTGTTCGGCTGTTTTCTGCTGTTATTGTTCGCCCTCATCTTCTTTACCAGCGCCAGGGTGATCAAACCGCTGACTGCCATCTCCCGCAGCATGGAGGACATCGCCATCGGCGAGGGCGATCTCACCAAGCGGATCCCGGTGCAGGGCAAAGACGAAATCGGCATCCTGGCCGGCTGGTTCAACCAGTTTCTGGACAAGCTCAATACCATCGTCATGGACATCAGCCGTAACTCGGAAACGGTTACCGCCGCCGCTTTCGAACTACTCTCCGTTTCCGGCCAGTTGGCCGACAATTCCGAGGAACTGACCGGGCGGGCCAATACCGTGGCGGTGGCCTCGGAAGAAATGAGTTCGAACATGAGTTCAGTGGCGGCGGCCAGCGAGCAGATCGCCACCAACGTGAGCATGGTAACCGATTCCGCCTCGCTGATGCAGCAGAGCCTGGTTGCGGTACGACAAAACTGCGAGCGGGCCGGCACCGTCTCCGACCAGGCGGCAACCCAGATTAACGAGACAACCACCCGGGTCGATCTGCTCGGTCATGCGGCAACGGAGATTACCAAGATCACCGAAGTCATCACCGAGATCGCCGACCAGACCAATTTGCTCGCCCTCAACGCCACCATCGAAGCGGCCCGGGCCGGCGAGGCCGGCAAAGGTTTTGCCGTCGTGGCCGGAGAGATCAAGGAGCTGGCCCGCCAGACCGCCTCGGCAACCAGTGATATTCGCAGCAAGATTTCGGAAATTCAAAGCCTGACCAATACCACCGTTGAGGATGTGGACAAGGTCGCCAAGGTCTTCAGCGAGGTCAAACACGTCGTCGATCAGATCGTCTCGGCCATCGAGCAGCAGGCGGCCAGCACCGCAGAGGTCGCCGGCAACATCGAGCAGGCTGCCCAAGGTCTGCAGGAAGTGAATGAAAACGTCTCTCAGAGTTCCCAGGTTTCGACCGAGATAGCCAGGGACATTGGGGAAGTGCAGACCTATGCCGACGACATGCATCGCAAGAGCCGGACCATGCGCAGCAGCGCCGAGAATCTGACCGATCTATCGGCCAAACTCAAGGAGATGATATCGGTCTTCAAGGTGAAACAGGATGGCGATGGCACCGCTAGGAAGCTGGCGTCAAACGACGCCATGGTCGAAGACCTGATGCCCTGGGGGCCGAAACTGCAGCTCGGCATCACCGAGATAGACGACCATCACCGGCAACTGGTGTCCCTTATCAACCAGCTCTACCGCGCCATGAAACAAAAAAGCGGGAGTACCGTCATCACCTCCATCCTCAACGATTTGGTCGAATACACCCGGTTCCATTTCGCCTTCGAGGAACGGCAGTTCCGCGCCTTCGACTATCCGGCCCGCACCGATCACGAGCGAATTCACCGGAAACTGGTGGACAAGGTGCAGGACTTCCAGAACCAGCTGGCCGCCGGTCGGGCCGGAGTAACCATGGACCTGATGACGTTTCTGATGGATTGGTTGCAGGACCACATCCTCAAGGCCGACCAACGCTACGTGGCCCTGCTGCGGGGCAAGAAGCTGGTGAAATGA